A section of the Cyanobacteriota bacterium genome encodes:
- a CDS encoding ABC transporter ATP-binding protein: MKAQVNSTTDDRLAVVKVTNLHKAYRTGFWLNQVVISLKNLSLEVFQGETFGLLGPNGAGKTTLLKILLGVVNPTRGSGSLLGMPLGDRAVRQRVGYLPENPYFYDYLTAWELLKFTAGLFQIPSDVQRQRIPQLIDLVKLSSATAHKKQLRQYSKGMLQRVGLAQALINDPEVVFLDEPMSGLDPLGRYQIREIVLSLKAQGKTIFFNSHILADVEQICDRIAILAQGDLIYTGAINQVLIGDNRYRVTIDGGNPEVLMQWLPDLTSHDGHWHGHLLGDPCEFLASLKLMDAQLISMSRDRLSLEEFFVNQLQQRGIQTSQ, from the coding sequence ATGAAAGCACAGGTTAACTCGACAACAGATGACCGCCTAGCAGTAGTTAAAGTTACCAATTTACACAAGGCTTATCGCACTGGCTTCTGGTTAAATCAAGTTGTTATTTCTCTGAAAAATCTCTCTCTTGAAGTATTTCAAGGAGAAACGTTTGGTCTGCTAGGGCCAAATGGTGCAGGCAAAACTACACTATTAAAAATCTTGCTAGGCGTTGTGAATCCTACTAGGGGAAGTGGCTCTCTGTTAGGGATGCCATTGGGCGATCGAGCTGTTCGTCAGCGTGTTGGCTACTTACCCGAAAATCCCTACTTCTATGACTATCTTACAGCTTGGGAATTGCTGAAATTTACAGCGGGTCTGTTTCAAATTCCCTCAGATGTACAGCGACAGCGCATTCCCCAGCTAATTGATCTGGTGAAGTTGTCATCAGCTACAGCCCACAAAAAACAACTCCGGCAATATTCTAAGGGAATGCTGCAACGGGTGGGTTTGGCACAGGCATTGATCAACGACCCAGAAGTTGTATTTCTAGATGAGCCAATGTCTGGCTTAGATCCGCTAGGACGTTACCAGATTCGAGAAATTGTGCTGTCTCTGAAGGCTCAAGGTAAAACAATCTTCTTTAACAGCCATATCTTGGCTGATGTGGAGCAGATCTGCGATCGTATCGCTATCTTGGCACAAGGAGATTTGATTTACACCGGAGCTATTAATCAAGTCCTTATAGGCGACAATCGCTATCGCGTCACTATTGATGGCGGTAACCCAGAAGTTTTAATGCAATGGCTACCTGATTTAACCTCGCATGATGGTCACTGGCACGGTCATCTCTTGGGTGATCCCTGCGAGTTTTTAGCTAGCCTCAAACTGATGGATGCTCAATTGATTAGTATGAGTCGCGATCGCCTCTCCCTCGAAGAGTTTTTTGTCAACCAACTCCAACAACGGGGCATCCAAACCAGTCAGTAG
- a CDS encoding Stp1/IreP family PP2C-type Ser/Thr phosphatase encodes MKRLFTGLTDPGLVRSVNQDAYYNDPQGRFFIVADGMGGHAGGQEASRIAFETIRDYLEANWDSSESSPDLLYSALMKANQAILQDQRSHPERADMGTTAVVVIFRENDQPWCGHVGDSRLYRLRGSRLEQLTEDHTWVARALKLGELTADQAKVHPYRHVLSQCLGREDLAQIDVRSFEVQAGDRLLLCSDGLTEELADTAIAASLKSIRVCEKAAVALVNAAKEKGGRDNITVVVIAIYGLSNADS; translated from the coding sequence ATGAAGCGGCTCTTCACCGGTTTAACGGATCCAGGTTTAGTCCGTTCCGTAAACCAAGATGCATACTACAACGACCCTCAGGGACGCTTTTTCATCGTGGCCGATGGTATGGGCGGTCATGCTGGTGGACAAGAAGCCAGTCGCATAGCATTTGAGACAATTCGAGACTATTTGGAGGCTAACTGGGACAGTTCTGAAAGTTCTCCTGATTTACTCTACTCTGCCCTAATGAAGGCTAATCAGGCCATTCTTCAGGATCAACGATCGCACCCTGAGCGAGCTGATATGGGCACAACAGCAGTCGTGGTCATATTCAGAGAAAATGACCAGCCTTGGTGCGGCCATGTGGGAGACTCGCGACTGTATCGATTACGCGGCTCTCGCCTAGAGCAACTGACTGAAGACCATACTTGGGTAGCACGGGCACTCAAGCTAGGAGAACTCACTGCTGATCAGGCTAAGGTGCATCCCTATCGACATGTGCTCTCTCAGTGTTTAGGTCGAGAAGACTTGGCTCAGATTGATGTGAGGTCCTTTGAAGTGCAGGCTGGCGATCGGCTATTACTCTGTAGTGATGGACTGACTGAAGAACTGGCCGATACGGCGATCGCTGCTAGCCTCAAATCTATTCGAGTTTGTGAGAAAGCAGCCGTCGCTCTGGTGAATGCGGCAAAGGAGAAGGGAGGGCGCGACAACATTACGGTTGTTGTGATTGCAATCTACGGTCTCAGCAACGCCGATAGTTGA
- a CDS encoding FAD-dependent oxidoreductase has protein sequence MAPAYSAPVRLDRTLECELLIAGGGLAGSAAAYEGLLAGRTVCMTEITDWVGGQISSQGTSALDERPTQRRRLFFARGYLSFRDRILAVYGGVDPGNCWVSSHCFLPRDGHAVLWEKLQEAEVKGGGTLIWLPNTVIKELEIAQVGGPPTAGGEQIQGVIAIQHRPQPNTPPLNTEPLSQTITDAYTYADSSRFQKTIIRLVPKPPTPDRVRSPDIPAWYVIDATETGELIALADVPYRLGIDARSPWEPSAASETPFPYCTQGFTYTFAMEAMADPQPQTMPDFYPQYAPYYSFEQSRFARVEDLFTYRRIYSPPGQQAPMGRFGVMDPAPGDISMQNWTWGNDYRPGTAKDNLILSRNQLQASGQLQPGRWLGGLRVETLRKGEEAAIGFYYWLVAGTTDSQLGEGVKKPDPRYRYLAGLESPMGTAHGLSKYPYMREVRRIIGRPAWGHPDGFTIHEVDITQNPFADTYYQQLPPSLYRSLGVALSGIETIPRIQSNQPLEPIRLRHRASIYPDSVGIGHYAIDFHPCMTEHPPEKPGNTERASVRRAEVGGKVAYPYQIPLRAMIPQRIDNLLVAGKAIATSTIAAASYRVHSFEWSSGAAAGVTADFALTEGIPPYQLVDDLPRPEPKLEELQKRLVQQGNPIAFPNTSIFNNDWSEWQ, from the coding sequence ATGGCACCTGCCTATTCTGCTCCAGTTCGCCTCGACCGAACCCTTGAGTGTGAGCTGTTGATTGCAGGGGGCGGCTTGGCTGGATCAGCAGCAGCCTATGAAGGGCTGTTAGCAGGGCGAACAGTCTGCATGACAGAGATTACTGACTGGGTAGGTGGACAAATTTCGTCCCAGGGTACCTCAGCATTGGATGAACGCCCAACTCAGCGTCGTCGCTTGTTCTTTGCTCGTGGATACTTATCCTTTCGCGATCGCATCCTAGCTGTCTATGGCGGTGTGGATCCCGGCAATTGCTGGGTTAGTAGTCACTGCTTTTTACCTCGTGATGGACATGCAGTCTTGTGGGAAAAGTTACAGGAAGCTGAAGTTAAGGGTGGCGGCACGTTGATCTGGCTGCCCAATACGGTCATTAAAGAGCTGGAGATTGCCCAAGTGGGAGGGCCACCAACTGCCGGTGGCGAGCAAATTCAAGGGGTGATTGCCATTCAACACCGTCCTCAACCCAATACACCACCACTCAACACCGAACCACTATCACAGACTATCACTGATGCTTATACCTATGCTGACTCATCCCGCTTCCAGAAGACCATTATCCGACTAGTGCCCAAGCCACCTACCCCTGATAGGGTGCGATCGCCGGACATTCCAGCATGGTATGTAATTGATGCTACAGAGACCGGTGAACTGATTGCCTTAGCCGATGTGCCTTACCGCCTAGGTATTGATGCCCGATCGCCCTGGGAACCATCTGCTGCTAGCGAAACTCCCTTTCCTTACTGCACCCAAGGTTTTACTTACACGTTTGCTATGGAGGCCATGGCAGATCCTCAGCCTCAGACGATGCCCGATTTTTATCCCCAATATGCCCCTTACTACAGCTTTGAGCAGTCCCGCTTTGCCCGTGTTGAGGATCTGTTCACCTATCGCCGCATCTACAGTCCACCTGGACAGCAAGCACCTATGGGCAGGTTTGGGGTTATGGATCCGGCTCCAGGGGATATTTCGATGCAGAATTGGACGTGGGGTAACGACTATCGACCGGGCACCGCGAAGGATAACCTGATTTTGAGCCGTAATCAACTTCAGGCCAGTGGGCAGTTGCAACCAGGGCGATGGTTAGGAGGATTGCGAGTAGAGACCCTCCGCAAGGGAGAAGAGGCTGCGATCGGCTTCTATTACTGGCTAGTAGCAGGCACTACTGATTCCCAATTGGGAGAGGGTGTGAAAAAGCCAGACCCGCGCTATCGCTACCTAGCAGGTCTAGAGTCGCCCATGGGCACTGCGCACGGATTGTCTAAATATCCTTACATGCGAGAGGTGCGGCGAATTATTGGTCGGCCTGCTTGGGGCCATCCCGATGGGTTCACTATCCATGAAGTAGATATTACCCAGAATCCCTTTGCAGACACCTACTACCAACAATTGCCGCCGAGCCTCTATCGTAGTCTTGGTGTTGCTCTTAGTGGCATAGAAACGATTCCTCGCATTCAAAGTAATCAACCACTAGAGCCAATACGGTTGCGCCACCGGGCTAGCATTTATCCCGATTCAGTGGGCATTGGGCACTACGCGATCGACTTTCATCCCTGCATGACGGAACATCCTCCTGAAAAGCCAGGAAACACAGAGCGAGCAAGTGTGCGCCGGGCAGAAGTTGGTGGCAAGGTTGCCTATCCCTACCAGATACCACTGCGTGCCATGATTCCCCAGCGGATTGATAATCTGTTGGTGGCGGGGAAGGCGATCGCAACTAGTACGATTGCGGCTGCTTCTTACCGGGTGCATAGCTTTGAGTGGTCGTCTGGCGCTGCTGCTGGGGTAACAGCAGACTTTGCACTCACAGAGGGTATTCCTCCCTATCAGCTTGTGGATGACTTGCCTCGCCCAGAACCTAAACTAGAGGAACTTCAAAAACGCTTAGTTCAGCAAGGAAATCCTATTGCCTTCCCAAACACCTCCATTTTTAATAACGACTGGTCAGAGTGGCAATAA
- a CDS encoding ABC transporter permease, whose amino-acid sequence MGDFFLLRYGTEILVRTGEHLLLVGIAMIIALLLGIPLGILITRQPYLSAPILGTANVLQTIPSLAMFGFLLSVPLLGGIGNTPAIVALCLYSLLPIIRNTYTGIMGVDLAVREAGRGMGMTDHQLLLQVELPSATAVILAGVRVATVIAIGIATIAPAIGAGGLGVFIFRGIAVVNNQLILAGAVPAALLALGADLAIGWLEQRLTVQHNDTEPR is encoded by the coding sequence ATGGGCGACTTTTTTCTGCTGCGCTACGGGACTGAGATTTTGGTGAGAACTGGGGAACATCTACTGCTAGTAGGTATTGCGATGATCATCGCCCTACTGCTAGGTATCCCCCTCGGTATCCTGATTACCCGCCAACCCTATCTATCAGCCCCTATTCTGGGTACTGCCAATGTGTTACAAACTATTCCTAGCCTCGCAATGTTTGGCTTCCTGCTTTCAGTGCCCTTGCTAGGTGGTATTGGTAATACGCCAGCGATCGTTGCCCTTTGTCTTTATTCCCTATTACCTATCATTCGCAACACCTATACGGGCATTATGGGAGTAGATCTAGCCGTGCGAGAAGCTGGACGGGGGATGGGCATGACTGACCACCAACTCCTGCTACAAGTTGAGCTACCCTCGGCAACGGCAGTGATTCTCGCTGGGGTTAGGGTAGCAACAGTGATTGCTATTGGCATAGCTACTATTGCTCCTGCGATCGGTGCGGGTGGTTTAGGAGTGTTCATCTTTCGTGGCATTGCTGTAGTCAATAATCAGTTGATCTTGGCAGGTGCGGTTCCTGCGGCTCTTTTAGCACTGGGTGCCGATTTAGCGATCGGGTGGTTAGAGCAACGACTCACTGTTCAACACAATGATACAGAGCCTAGATAA
- a CDS encoding Uma2 family endonuclease, with amino-acid sequence MLSPDLTLHQELPSSEELPDSDDTPVDNEDQNWIPNLLLFLLNHIWRDRQDWYFAVDMGIYHTTGNNPRVPVVPDGFLSLGVPRRKAGKSRRSYVTWEENYIPPILVVEIVSHTPGGEYDEKMAIYAKLGVLYYVVYNPEFWRRDGQLPFEVYKLVNGTYQLQIGEPYWMPEVGLGIGRCVLPTDPLAREVLSWYDHRGQRYLDAAETERQRAETERQRAETERQRAETERQRADYLAQRLRELGEEI; translated from the coding sequence ATGCTGTCTCCTGATCTGACATTGCATCAAGAGTTACCTAGCAGTGAGGAATTGCCTGACTCGGATGATACACCTGTGGATAATGAAGACCAAAATTGGATTCCTAACTTGTTGTTGTTTCTGTTGAACCATATCTGGCGCGATCGCCAAGATTGGTACTTTGCCGTTGATATGGGCATCTATCACACCACTGGTAATAATCCCAGAGTTCCTGTAGTACCCGATGGCTTCCTGAGCCTTGGCGTACCTCGTCGCAAAGCAGGCAAGTCTCGTCGCAGTTACGTTACCTGGGAAGAAAACTACATTCCGCCCATCCTAGTGGTGGAAATTGTGTCTCATACACCGGGCGGCGAATATGACGAGAAGATGGCTATCTATGCCAAGCTAGGCGTGCTGTATTATGTCGTTTACAATCCAGAGTTCTGGCGCAGGGATGGTCAACTCCCCTTCGAGGTTTATAAGCTTGTGAATGGAACCTACCAACTTCAAATTGGTGAACCATATTGGATGCCAGAGGTTGGTCTAGGTATTGGACGCTGTGTGTTGCCCACTGACCCCTTAGCACGGGAAGTGTTGAGCTGGTATGATCACCGAGGTCAGCGTTATCTGGATGCGGCTGAAACTGAGCGCCAGCGGGCTGAAACTGAGCGCCAGCGGGCTGAGACCGAGCGCCAGCGGGCTGAGACCGAGCGCCAGCGAGCTGATTACTTGGCCCAGCGTCTACGTGAATTGGGCGAAGAGATTTAA
- a CDS encoding AarF/ABC1/UbiB kinase family protein, with protein MTTESSLTLEPSLAKPQPAKIYRWNREHYSPLRRRIDIWSVVLRLLVESWLNSRRWSYIGGMTDAKKTARRKAQALWLRESLLNLGPTFIKVGQLFSTRADILPPEYVNELAKLQDQVPAFSYDQAKKILLEDLGKPVHELFFSFDPVPLAAASLGQVHRAKLHSGEEVVVKIQRPGLKQLFQIDLAILKVITQRFQENPPDWAKGIEWMGIYEECYKILYEEIDYLNEGRNADEFRRNFRDQDWVRVPRVYWRYTSSRVLTLEYLPGIKISQYDALEAAGLDRRTIANRGAEAYLQQILRNGFFHADPHPGNIAVAPDGALIFYDFGMMGRVKSITREKLVETMFGITQKDADRIIRALIDLDALVPVEDMGPVRRSIQYMLDNFMDRSFEEQSIDEIIDDLYEIAYGRPFRFPATFTFVMRAFSTLQSVGQGLDPNFNFVTVAQPFALQLMNDSNSTNQAGFLNELSRQALQVGNTALALPRRIEDTLDKLDRGDIRVRVRSTETDRLIRRLGNVNMGTNYTLLVGTFTLSATVLVVNGMVWLAAVSALAALVSAIALIRLLIRLDRYEKNP; from the coding sequence GTGACCACAGAATCGTCACTCACGCTTGAACCGTCGTTAGCAAAGCCTCAGCCTGCTAAGATCTACCGCTGGAACCGAGAACACTACTCTCCCCTGCGTCGTCGCATTGATATTTGGTCAGTTGTGTTGCGGCTGCTAGTTGAGTCCTGGCTGAATAGTCGCAGATGGAGCTACATTGGCGGCATGACCGATGCAAAAAAAACTGCTCGGCGCAAAGCCCAAGCCCTCTGGTTACGAGAATCACTCCTAAACTTAGGACCTACATTTATCAAGGTGGGACAGCTATTCTCTACTCGCGCCGATATTTTGCCACCTGAGTATGTGAATGAGTTAGCAAAGTTGCAGGATCAAGTCCCTGCCTTTAGCTATGACCAAGCTAAGAAAATCCTTCTAGAAGACCTCGGTAAGCCAGTCCACGAGCTATTTTTTAGCTTCGATCCCGTTCCCTTAGCAGCCGCCAGTCTGGGTCAGGTGCATCGGGCAAAGCTGCACTCTGGTGAAGAAGTCGTCGTCAAGATTCAGCGGCCCGGACTTAAGCAGTTATTCCAGATTGATTTAGCTATCTTAAAAGTTATTACCCAGCGTTTCCAGGAAAATCCACCCGACTGGGCCAAAGGCATTGAATGGATGGGCATCTATGAAGAATGCTACAAGATTCTATATGAAGAAATTGACTATTTGAATGAAGGACGTAATGCAGACGAGTTCCGTCGCAATTTTCGAGATCAAGACTGGGTAAGGGTACCTCGTGTTTACTGGCGTTACACCTCAAGCCGGGTATTGACACTAGAATACCTACCGGGGATCAAAATTAGTCAGTATGATGCGTTAGAGGCAGCAGGCTTAGACCGACGTACGATCGCAAATCGAGGTGCTGAAGCCTATCTCCAACAGATTTTACGCAATGGCTTTTTCCATGCTGATCCCCATCCTGGTAACATTGCGGTTGCTCCTGATGGAGCCTTGATTTTCTATGACTTCGGTATGATGGGCCGCGTAAAGTCGATTACGCGAGAAAAATTAGTAGAAACCATGTTTGGGATTACCCAAAAAGATGCCGATCGCATCATCAGGGCGCTAATCGATCTAGATGCCCTTGTACCCGTAGAAGACATGGGGCCAGTGCGGCGCTCTATTCAGTACATGTTAGATAACTTTATGGATCGTTCCTTTGAAGAGCAGTCAATCGATGAGATTATTGACGATCTTTACGAAATTGCCTACGGACGACCTTTTCGCTTCCCTGCAACCTTTACCTTTGTCATGCGGGCATTTTCAACCCTCCAGAGCGTTGGTCAAGGTTTAGATCCAAATTTTAACTTTGTAACGGTTGCACAACCTTTTGCACTTCAGCTTATGAACGACAGCAATTCCACTAACCAAGCAGGATTTTTGAACGAGTTAAGTCGTCAAGCATTACAAGTTGGTAACACAGCTCTTGCATTACCCCGCCGAATTGAAGATACACTAGATAAATTAGATAGGGGTGATATTCGAGTTCGGGTTCGATCGACCGAAACAGACCGACTAATCCGTCGCCTAGGTAATGTCAATATGGGCACTAACTATACGTTGTTAGTGGGCACGTTTACATTATCAGCAACCGTTTTAGTTGTGAATGGCATGGTTTGGTTGGCAGCGGTTTCTGCATTGGCTGCATTGGTATCCGCAATTGCCTTGATTCGCTTGTTAATTCGTCTTGATCGGTATGAAAAAAACCCGTAG